The genomic stretch TACCAGGTTATCCTAATGAGTCTGGTGAAACCCATCACCTTGAACTTCACCGAGCCAATGGTGTTTCTGCTCAACCTGTACATTGCACTCATCTACGGTCTTCTGTACATTTGGTTTGAGTCGTTCCCCCTTGTCTTTGAGGGGATATATGGCTTCAACCTTGGCCTCGAGGGGGTGGCCTTCCTTGGCATCCTTGTTGGCACATTTCTTGCCGCCGGGGTACTGTTCGCATGGAACTACTGGTATCTAGAACCGCAGTTCGACGACAATGGCAACATTCAACCAGAGAAGCGTCTTATCCCCGCCATGGTCGGCTGCTTTGCGGTGCCCATCTGTCTGTTCTGGTTCGGATGGGCTTCGCGATCCGATGTTCACTGGATCGTACCAATCATCGGGTCTGGCTTCTTTGGTGTAGCAGCGTTCACGCTATTCCAGGCGGTCCTACCGTACTTGAGCGATGCATACCCAGACTCAGTGGCTAGTGTGCTGGCGGGCAACGACCTGATGAGGTCTTCATTTGGTGCGGGGTTCCCTTTGTTCGCCAATGCCATGTACCAAAGATTGGGTATCAACTGGGCGAGTAGCTTGTTGGCCTTTCTGGGTATCGCCTTCATCCCCATCCCGTTCGCTCTCTACAAGTGGGGCAAGCAGATTAGGCACAAGAGCAAGCTGGCGAGGAAGGATATCTAAGGGGTTTGAGGTGAAAAGCATGCCATGATGAAATTAATTTGTCCATATGACTGTAATGTAATGAATAGTTCGGAAATCCCGACGACAGTGGCTGTTGCACGTGCTGAAGCTGGGTGCTTATCATGGTAGGCTCGATATACGGTCGACGTCATAGCTGGATGGATTTACGGCTAGATTGCGTTTGCATCAGGGTCATACCTGGATGACAGGTCTCGCCGTGGCCGTGAGTGTGGGAAAGGAGGTCCGGATTTCTCTGGACCCTGATCTACCGAGATTTGAAGCCGGAGAGTAGGGCCGCTTTTGGAATGCAGAGGAGGTCGGCCACTGAACATTTAGGCTGGGGAGGCCAGAAGTCACGACAGGCAAGCGCGGGCATGGGTGGTGGGTGGAGAGAGTGTTCCAAGGCCGGTCCCCCGCCTAGCTAGCGCATGTGCATGTCTTGGGCGCATGCAGCGTGGGCAGATTACGCTTGTGGCGACATGAAGGGCAGTAGTCAGTCCAACGCTCGGGGGCGACTTGTCTAGCACGAGGGGAGAGGTTTTGAAGGCGTCGCAGAAGTGGTGCTCAAGCGCTAGGTTCGCGCTTGCTCGTGAAGCTTAATGTTGATAGATAGGCTCGCCGCTGCGCTGTCGAGACGGGCCGCATAATCGCCATACTGAATACCGTACCCCGGGGATTTGCGTTGCTTGTTCAGTCGTGCACCGCCACAGAAATCTCGCGAACAGGTTTGAAGCGCTGATCTTTTCCGCCGCGGGCTACGGTGCCCCGACTGGTCGATTATCATGAGCGGACATGTACGCAGCGTGCGCTTCTCGAGCCCAGCCCACCACAACGCACTGCTGCTAAACAACATGGCCATGGCCGACGCGACCAAGCCCGTCGTCGTCAACGCGCCCGAACCCCCCCAGCGAGTCGAGAGCTCAGGGTCTGGCTCGTCAGGCGATTCCGATGATCATGCTCAGCTTGGCACTGCTGGCATCGAAGACGGCCAGTACAATTTTGCGCCTCCAGTCGAAGCAACGAGTGCCGTCGACCAAGTAGCTCCTCTGCGAGAGCCAACCTACAGCTGGAACAGCAACGCCCCGTCACGCAACCGTGGACCTCAGATCATGACCGACGTGCCACCAGCAGTGCCCCAGATCAACGGCAACGCCAACGCCAACGGCACCACGTCGTCGACCAGAGGGCCCCGTCCGTCCGCCGTGCGCACTCCCAGCAATGCCTACGCACCTGCCCGCCGCCCCCAGCAGTTCTCGCTCAATTCAAACAGCCACCGCCCACGCAACAACTCGGCCACACGGTCGCGGCGTAACAATCCCAATGCCGAGTACCGCGCCCAGGAACAGGCCTATGTGCAGCGCATCCGCCAGGAAGACCAGCAGGACGACTTCTTCGACCCGGCCCTGCGCACTCCCAGCTTGGGCTACAGCACCGACTCCGAGACGGAAGATGAGTCGCCATCGACGGCCGAGTATGTCGAAAACGACCCTTACGACCAGGAAACGCTGCTTTACTATGGCAATGATGACATGCAGCCCTCGATTGAGGAGCTCAAGATCCCCGCCAACCGCGAGCGTCTTGAGTGGCACTCGATGCTGGCCAGCGTGCTCACGGGCGACGTGGTCAAGCAGGAGAAGAAGCGGCTGATTGGCAGCACCGAGCAGCAGGGAGACAGCACCATGAAGGCTGAGATCTGGATGGGCATCCGTGCCAAAGTGTGCGGGCGCTCACTGCAGGCACAACGGCGCATAGTAGACGACACAAGGAGCAAGATCCGCGCCAACCTCGACAGTATCATCTCGTTTGAGGTCGGAGGTGAGGCCGAGGCAGGCCAGACGGCCGCGCAGCAGGTTGAGGACATTGTCAAGAAGATTGAAAAGGTCGAGAGCGCCTACCCCACGCGACAGGCGCTTGAGTTGGCATATCCAAAGGCAGCCTCGCAGCCCTACAAGGACGCCTGCGACGCCGTCATCGCCTGGCACAACACCATTGCCCTCATCAACACGGAAATGTCCATCCTGAAGAAGTGGGTTGGCAACGAGGAACTCGACTTCACAAAGCCCCGGCCACGCTCGTCGCAGGACCATCACCTGACCGACGAGTCTTCGTTTATTGACCGGATACTCAAGGAGGATGGTCTCAAGTCACTCCAGGGAGATACAAACCTACTCGCTCCACTAGAAAAGGTGATCCAAAAGGCCAAGAACACCCTCATCGCCAACGCCGAGGGTTTCGCCGACAGACATCTTCCGCCCTACATCGAAGAATTACTCACCCTCATCAACTTCCCCTCGCGTCTGCTCCAGGAGATCATCCGCGTTAGGTTATCCTACGCTAAGAAGATCAAGGATCCTTCACAACAGGGCGTCATGATGGCGGAACAGATGATCGCCCAGTTCCAGATCCTGCTCGCCATGGCTGGACAGGTCAAGGAGAGCTACATGGCCATCTCGCGGCCAGAACCCGGCTGGGATCTGCCTCCGTGCATCGAGGAGAACTTTGACACCGTCGTCTTGGATGCGCTCAAGTTCTACTTTAAGATGCTGAACTGGAAGTTGGCCGCAAACAAGAACACTTTCAAGGAGGCTGAAATCTTGGAACAAGAATGGGACTTTTGCAACAAGCTCGGCAGGCAACTGCAGGGAGGCGATGTCGAGACCGCAGAGCAGTTTAGTGTCCTCACTTCAAAGTCGCTCACTCGTCTCAGCGCGCACTTCGAACGAGAGTTGCAGCGTCGGCCAGACGAGCTCACCGGATCTGAGATGGAAAAGAGGTACAAGCAAATACTGGATTCCGTCCGTGTTCGACAGCGTAAGCTGTTCCGTTTCTCCAGGATCTTGACACAGCGGTTCGAAAACTGTACAGAGTTCAACATCAACAATATCGACTTGGACGAGGAACAACTGCATGAGCTGTACGAATCCTTGGTCGTGACCGGACACTTCCTCGTCGAGACGACTGGTGGTAACAACAACGGCGTCTACATTGTCGCGTCGCCAACCGCACTTGACCGGCCAAACGACATCCAATCGCTTCTCACCACTTGTTACCACGCCGAAGAGGCCCCAGAGGATCCATCGAACCCATACGTCTTGATCATCAGACCAGAGCAACATCTTTACTGGCCAGGCAAGAAGATGTCCGCCAACATTATTGAACCCCATCTCGATCTCAAGCCTGGCCGCTTGCGCCTCGTTGCCGATGGCTCTCAGCAACGGCTGGCCAACGCAAACATGTCGTTCCTCTCCTCCATAGGTATTGAGCTCAACATCCTAATCGATCAACGCGCCAACCTTCCACGTGTCAATGCAGAACTGCAAAAGATCAAAAAGACGGCATACAAGCTATCGAACACCATCATGGACAGTGTCGAAATCGTTCGTAGACAGACTGTCGGTCTTGACTGCCAGGATCTCATACAGACTTGTTTTGCCTTTGCTACCGAGTTCGGCCAGCGTTCCGTTCTCTACATGGACTACAACCGTCGCGCTATGAACAACATCAAGCTGACCAGATTGGCACTAGACTGGGTCAGTTTCATTTGCGACGACTGCATTGCCTCGGATCGAAAGACGTTCCGATGGGCTGTCGTAGCTTTGGAGTTTGCCATGATGATGACTCGCGGCCAGAATATCCTATCAATTAGTGAAGAGGAATACTCGCAGCTGCGCCTCAAGGTAGCTGGTTGTATGTCGGTCCTTATTTCCCACTTCGATATCATGGGTGCAAGGTCTACTATCGCCGCCCAAGCTGAGCGTCAGCGTCTAAATGCCATTGCTGGAAAGAGTCTGTTGGACCCTAAGAACGCCAAGGACGACGATGAGTCGATTGAGATGACTCAACAGCAATGGATGCAAAGACTTGAAGAGATTGACTCATTCCGCAAGGACAAGGAAGCTGAACGTCAGGCACTTGGCAGGGTACTGGAAGACTCTAATGAAGCTGATCGTGCTCTGACCTACCTTTCTTCCTCGGCGACAAATGTTACCCTCCGATGGCAGCAGGGTCAATTTGTCGGCGGTGGTACATTCGGATCAGTATACGCGGCTATGAACCTCGACTCTAACCACCTCATGGCTGTTAAAGAGATTCGTCTACAAGATCCGCAGCTCATTCCTACCATCGTTGCTCAGATCAGAGATGAGATGGGTGTGCTGCAGGTGCTTGACCATCCGAACATTGTGTCTTACTACGGTATCGAGCCACATCGTGACAAGGTATACATCTTTATGGAATACTGCTCCGGTGGATCACTTGCTGGCCTACTCGAGCATGGACGTATTGAAGACGAGACTGTCATTATGGTTTATGCACTACAAATGTTGGAGGGTCTTGCGTATCTACACGACGCTGGTGTCGTCCACCGTGACATCAAGCCCGAGAGTAAGTTTTGCATAGCCCCTTTGTTATCTTTACCTCGCACTAACACTACTCAGACATTCTCCTCGATCACAACGGAGTGATCAAGTTTGTCGACTTTGGCGCCGCCAAACTCATCGCTCGTCAAGGTAGAACCCTCGCGGCTGAACACAATGCTACACGGCAGGGTCGACAGCGTTCCATGACCGGAACGCCGATGTACATGTCTCCCGAAGTGATTCGTGGAGGCAGCACCGGCCGTCACGGTGCCGTGGACATCTGGTCATTGGGTTGTGTCATCCTTGAGATGGCCACTGGGCGTCGTCCTTGGGCATCTATGGACAACGAGTGGGCCATTATGTACCACATCGCCCAAGGTGACCCGCCGCAACTACCCTCTAAAGAGCAGCTGAGCGACACCGGTATCGACTTTCTGAAGAAGTGCTTTGACCGTGATCCGAACAAACGCGCTAGTGCCGTTGAGCTACTGCAGCACGAATGGATCATGACGCTCCGTGCCCAACTATCGTTGGAGCCAGCAACGCCGACTGATAGTAACTCGAGCAGCGGAACGCCGCAGAGTAGTAGGCACAACTCTACCTACAACTAGACATGTCCCGTGTTTGTTCACAGGGAGAGTTGTAAAGCCGTTGGCTGACTACCATATTCTGTGATAGTGATTCGTCGCTCCTCGCTACAGAAGTACAGTTTTGATACTAGCAGAAACAGTCAACTGAGCCCCGGATCGAGGTCGTCCAGTATTTCTCCATCTAGTCATGGGCCAGTCACTTCAGCGCTCTGCCCCTTCCGCCAATCTCAAATCTCCGAATCTTGATGGGGATCAAACGATCAAACCCGCCGTTTCCACCATAGCTGAGACTGTTGTAATGTCTTCAATCCCGCACTTACTCTGCAACTTCCCGCTAGCGTCTCTTGGGAAGTCTGCACGCTTGTGTTGGTTATCTCCTTTTCTTCGTCTTCACTTTCTTTACGCATTACTGTTATCTCGGGCAGTCGGGCATTTTCTGTATCGGGCGGTGTTTCTGCATTAGCGACGGCGTTTTCTTTGCTGCCTTGGGCCTATCTCTCTCTCGGGTTGGGTTAGTTTCTAATTACTGGACTATCATTAGGGGGGTTATAGAGTACTGGTGGAAGTATTTACCTTCGCTTATGACGAGAGACGCGGCATACATACTAAGCAACGATTGCCCTGCGAGGCCTATACCATGTTCTAAACATTTGCAGTTTTGGTGTTGACTTGTGATTGATGGTTGTCCGTTCGCATCCCGTGTTGTACCGAGGATGAACAATCACTAGGCTGTGGTGTTGATTACTTAGCCGATGATGGAGAGGTGCGGGACAGAGACGCGGGCGCAAACGGAAGGGACCTCGGCGTACCGATCCGCCGCAGCTCGGAGGATTATCATGTCGAAACGTCATGCACTTTTTCTGGAAGCAATCTGAAGTGAAGCGACCAGTCCGGCGTATACCAGCCCCAACGTCTGAGGGCTATTTCCATGATGCGTAGTGCATCTTTCAGATTTACGAAATAGCAATTGAACCTCTGACGGCGCGGCAATGTCAGATGGCGGAAAGTCCTCGTCGTCTTATTGTAAGTGCGGGCAGGAGCTCTGCGCATATTCTCATCTCACAAACATTGCAGTCCACTTCTTCGCAGGCCTGAACTCTGGCATTCTCTCGGCAGTACTCCTCCAACCCGCCGACCTTCTCAAAACGCGCGTTCAACAATCGCGCTCAAGCACCCTCTTTGGCACCATACAATCCATAGCCAGCGGACCAAACCCCGTACGGCAATTCTGGAGGGGAACACTACCAAGCACACTACGTACAGGCTTTGGGTCTGCCATATACTTCTCCAGCCTCAATGCGCTGCGTCACCGAGCGAGTTTAGGAGCCGCGGGGAGGGCAGATGCAGCGGCCAAGGGAGCAGAGCATTCGAGCTCGCTGCCAAAATTAAGCAACACGGCCAATTTGGCGACAGGCGCTTTTGCGCGAACATGGGCAGGCTTCATCATGATGCCGATAACGGTGCTTAAAGTCCGATATGAGAGTAACCTGTACGCCTACAACTCGCTCTTCACGGCATCAAGAGACATATTCCGCACAGAGGGGCTCAAGGGCTTCTTTGCCGGGTTTGGAGCAACCGCAGTTCGCGATGCACCCTATGCGGGGCTATATGTCCTCTTCTACGAGCAGTCGAAGAGAAAGCTTTCTAGCCTTGCAACAAAGATTGAACAGACATCCGGCGCATCCACCAAGCTTTCCACCAGCACGTCTGCAGGTATAAACTTTGTCTCGGGTGTCGCCGCAGCTGGACTAGGAACGACGATTACCAACCCGTTCGATGCCATCAAGACGCGCATCCAGCTCATGCCCGAACGATATGGAAACATGGTACAGGCGACTAAGAAGATGTACATGGAAGAGGGCCTGCGTTGCTTTTTCGACGGCCTAGGTATTCGGATCGCGAGAAAGGCAGTCAGTAGTGCGCTTGCTTGGACACTGTATGAGGAGCTCATTCGCCGAGCGGAAACTCTGAAGGAGGTGGTTGAGGATAAGATCTAAGATGTAATTGTGAAAATGTATAATATTTGCACACACTGACCTTTTATTGGCGTCAACATGGAGGATCTGTGCCGCGGAAACGACCCTCCCCTGAAGACTTTCACTATTTTCTCGAGCCCACGAACACATGCTTTAGTCCGGGTTGTTTTAATAGATGTGCACTACTGAACGGCAATTTACGGCCGACTATCGTGGACAACTCAAGCCGGTATTGCATCATTGGTCCCATGTTGAAGAATTCGGTCCGTATGTACATGCTACGCACGTAAGACTGCATCCGCAAAGGCTGCACAAGAAACGACTCAGTCAAATGAATTCGTTAGTATTACCTCCGTTAATGGCATAAATTGTCCATCACAGCCATATGGCTGCCGGAGTTCATGATTGTTTTCACCTTACAGAGCACTGCAGGACATTTCCGAGCATACATAGTGAAAGGACGAAGCTCGACGCCATCGTTACTGCCGATGACTCGGCGTTAGCCAGAACGCTCGGCTAATGACCGAACGTAGGTTTCCTGGCTCAACTCAAATTACAGTGAACGAAGTGGGAAGAGGCATCTTAGTGATTATCATACGATCGCTCCCCAGTGCTGCGCTTTCTGCCCACGCGATAAGTACCGTGTTGCCTACCAACATATCCATGAGGTTTGCCTTAGATTGCGGATGTTCGGTGTTTTGACATACGCAGTCTCCGACGTCCGCAGTGCGATCATCCGCTTTTCCAGACTATAGGCACGGAGGGACGGAGATTCAACCACTATACACCATGGCACCTGTACAAAGCTGGAGAAGTCTACATCTAGCAAACTTCTGGACCGAGCCTCACCCATAGCCCATCATTTCCAATCCTAATTTCAATCTTTTTGCTATCATGGATGCCCAGGGCCACAGACACACTGACAAGCCGGAACGAGATGCTACTCTCTTGAGGCCGGATCAGGCACACATTGAAGAAGAACAGGACAAGGAGATCCACGGTTGCAGTTCACACACTAAGATTGGCACTATGGATTCATATTCAGATACCTCTGATGTTGAGCGCGATGCCGGCATATCGAGGTTCCCAACACAACAAGACCATTTAGGTAGCGATCTCCAGCCGAACTCTACAGAAATTGAGCGCATACAAACGCAGAAGAGCCAGCACTCCCAGACCGTAGGTTGTAGTACGTTAAAGAGCAGAGCCTCAAGGAAACCATTACCAGCCTTCGGTGCAAACAAACCCTATCCACCCCAACTTATCGACCAGGAGGCGTACGTCGTGGGATTCGATGGCCCTGATGATCCGCTGCACGCCCAAAATTGGCCTTTCGTGGACAAATTGATTATAGCTACCATGCTGGGCTTCACCACCTTTACAGCTTCGTTTGGCAGTGCAATTTTCAGTACGACGATACCCCATCTTCAAGCAAGGTTTCATGTGGGCTCTGTGGTGGCTACTCTGGGTACATCGTTGTACGTGCTTGGGTTTGCCACGGGTCCGATTCTATGGGCACCTTACTCTGAGCTCAAGGGTAGACGGTCTCCGCTTGTGTTTGCATCGTTTGGGTTTGCCATCTTCAACCTTGCGGTTGCCGTGGCCAAGGATGTGCAGACGGTGATGATTTGTCGGTTTTTTGGCGGCTTCTTTGGTGCTTGCCCACTCACTGTGAGTGTTTCTTCTGCCATGGTTCTTTTCTTGGAAGGGCTGCTGATTTCGTGGACCAGTGCGTTGCGGCTGTCTTCTCAGATATGTTCAATAACCGGTCACGCGGAAACGCCATTACTATCTTCGCCATGGCTGTATTTTGCGGTCCACTCTTCGCTCCTTTCATTGGCGGCTTTATTGTAAAGTCGAAGCTTGGCTGGCGATGGACTGAGTACATAACGTACGTGTCACATCATCCCCCTTCACATCTCAATATCCACCTAACATATATCCCCCGCAATAGCGCCATCCTGGGCTTCGTCTGCCTTGGTCTCAACGTCATCTTCCTCCGCGAAACTTACGCGCCCCAAATCCTCGTCGAAAAAGCCGCCACCCTCCGCCGTGCCACCAAAAACTGGGCAATCCATGCAAAACAAGACGAAATCGAAATCGACTTCGGCGAGCTTCTCGAGAAGAATTTCTCACGTCCCCTCCGCATGCTCGTCACCGAACGTATCGTCTTACTTATCACAATTTACATGTCCTTCATCTACGGAATCCTTTACCTCTTCCTCACCGCATACCCCCTAGTCTTCCAGCGCGTCCATGGCATGAATCCCGGCGTGGGTGGACTCCCATACTTTGGCCTAATCTCGGGTCAGCTACTCGCTGGATTGGTCATATTCCTCCGCCAACCTGCGTACGAGCGCAAACTGGCGGCGAACGACAATGTCAATGTTCCCGAGTGGCGACTCCCCGATGTCATTGCTGGCGGCATTTGTTTCGCGGCGGGCATGTTTTGGTTTGGGTGGACAGGGTACAAGGCTGATATTCATTGGATTGTACCTACTCTGAGTGGACTCTTACTGGGTTTTGGGTTGTTGGCGATCTTCTTGCCATTGTTCAATTATTTGATTGATAGTTATTTGATGGTAAGTTACCATTCACTCTCTTCCTTCAAGATCAGAATGGCTAACATTCGATTAGTTTGCCGCATCGGCTATTGCTGCGAACACCTTCTTGCGCAGTCTGGCAGGCGCTGCCTTCCCGCTCTTTGCACGCCAGATGTTCGAGGGCATGGGTATCGAGTGGGCGTCTACACTGTTAGGGTGTTTGGCTGTTGTCATGGTTCCTGTGCCGGTTTGGTTTTACCTCCAGGGCGAGAAGATTAGGAGGAAGAGTGTGTATGCGCAAACGCGGTAGGAAAGGGGCAATGTAAAAGTTCTACGGGCGTTGTGCTGCTGAGTCTTTTGTTTGGTCAAAGCGACAGTTTTTGCTACGAGAAGAACAGTGAATTAGCAAACTTCATAGATTGTTACACGGATGAATCGTAGTCACTCTTTATGACTTAGGCAAGGTCCGAGGTAGAAGAGCTGGAGGAATTAGTGAGGTAATGATGTTAGATGGTAATAGAGATGGTGGGGCAATGTCCCCAACTCCATCGCAATAGAGAAAGACGTCAAGTGGAGTCAGTCTAGAATGAATGATGGCTGTCAACGTGATTTGCAGATTGTCGAATATCCTGAACACGAGTGAATCCAACCAAATACTTCATTGCATTAAAGTGCTTGCGACCATTGCCGAGGGCGTTTGAAAATCCATCATTGTCGTATGAGAGACCTTTGTAACGATGACTTAGGCAATTACTGCGAGTTCGCCCTGCATATGCATAGGGCGTTAGAAGCGCACAATTGGAAGCTATGATTCAGCCAAAGTGGGTTCTTGCGGGGAAGTTGTTGAGGCTCAAGGGGAAGTCGCTACCGGTGCCCGTTATCCCGGAAGCTAACATTGTTTGTTGATCGCACCTTATGCATCCGCCCACCCCTCAAAAAATGACATCCTAAACACCT from Pyrenophora tritici-repentis strain M4 chromosome 1, whole genome shotgun sequence encodes the following:
- a CDS encoding SPS1, Serine-threonine protein kinase, which encodes MAMADATKPVVVNAPEPPQRVESSGSGSSGDSDDHAQLGTAGIEDGQYNFAPPVEATSAVDQVAPLREPTYSWNSNAPSRNRGPQIMTDVPPAVPQINGNANANGTTSSTRGPRPSAVRTPSNAYAPARRPQQFSLNSNSHRPRNNSATRSRRNNPNAEYRAQEQAYVQRIRQEDQQDDFFDPALRTPSLGYSTDSETEDESPSTAEYVENDPYDQETLLYYGNDDMQPSIEELKIPANRERLEWHSMLASVLTGDVVKQEKKRLIGSTEQQGDSTMKAEIWMGIRAKVCGRSLQAQRRIVDDTRSKIRANLDSIISFEVGGEAEAGQTAAQQVEDIVKKIEKVESAYPTRQALELAYPKAASQPYKDACDAVIAWHNTIALINTEMSILKKWVGNEELDFTKPRPRSSQDHHLTDESSFIDRILKEDGLKSLQGDTNLLAPLEKVIQKAKNTLIANAEGFADRHLPPYIEELLTLINFPSRLLQEIIRVRLSYAKKIKDPSQQGVMMAEQMIAQFQILLAMAGQVKESYMAISRPEPGWDLPPCIEENFDTVVLDALKFYFKMLNWKLAANKNTFKEAEILEQEWDFCNKLGRQLQGGDVETAEQFSVLTSKSLTRLSAHFERELQRRPDELTGSEMEKRYKQILDSVRVRQRKLFRFSRILTQRFENCTEFNINNIDLDEEQLHELYESLVVTGHFLVETTGGNNNGVYIVASPTALDRPNDIQSLLTTCYHAEEAPEDPSNPYVLIIRPEQHLYWPGKKMSANIIEPHLDLKPGRLRLVADGSQQRLANANMSFLSSIGIELNILIDQRANLPRVNAELQKIKKTAYKLSNTIMDSVEIVRRQTVGLDCQDLIQTCFAFATEFGQRSVLYMDYNRRAMNNIKLTRLALDWVSFICDDCIASDRKTFRWAVVALEFAMMMTRGQNILSISEEEYSQLRLKVAGCMSVLISHFDIMGARSTIAAQAERQRLNAIAGKSLLDPKNAKDDDESIEMTQQQWMQRLEEIDSFRKDKEAERQALGRVLEDSNEADRALTYLSSSATNVTLRWQQGQFVGGGTFGSVYAAMNLDSNHLMAVKEIRLQDPQLIPTIVAQIRDEMGVLQVLDHPNIVSYYGIEPHRDKVYIFMEYCSGGSLAGLLEHGRIEDETVIMVYALQMLEGLAYLHDAGVVHRDIKPENILLDHNGVIKFVDFGAAKLIARQGRTLAAEHNATRQGRQRSMTGTPMYMSPEVIRGGSTGRHGAVDIWSLGCVILEMATGRRPWASMDNEWAIMYHIAQGDPPQLPSKEQLSDTGIDFLKKCFDRDPNKRASAVELLQHEWIMTLRAQLSLEPATPTDSNSSSGTPQSSRHNSTYN
- a CDS encoding solute carrier family 25 member 38, which translates into the protein MSDGGKSSSSYFHFFAGLNSGILSAVLLQPADLLKTRVQQSRSSTLFGTIQSIASGPNPVRQFWRGTLPSTLRTGFGSAIYFSSLNALRHRASLGAAGRADAAAKGAEHSSSLPKLSNTANLATGAFARTWAGFIMMPITVLKVRYESNLYAYNSLFTASRDIFRTEGLKGFFAGFGATAVRDAPYAGLYVLFYEQSKRKLSSLATKIEQTSGASTKLSTSTSAGINFVSGVAAAGLGTTITNPFDAIKTRIQLMPERYGNMVQATKKMYMEEGLRCFFDGLGIRIARKAVSSALAWTLYEELIRRAETLKEVVEDKI
- a CDS encoding ProP, Permease major facilitator superfamily; amino-acid sequence: MDAQGHRHTDKPERDATLLRPDQAHIEEEQDKEIHGCSSHTKIGTMDSYSDTSDVERDAGISRFPTQQDHLGSDLQPNSTEIERIQTQKSQHSQTVGCSTLKSRASRKPLPAFGANKPYPPQLIDQEAYVVGFDGPDDPLHAQNWPFVDKLIIATMLGFTTFTASFGSAIFSTTIPHLQARFHVGSVVATLGTSLYVLGFATGPILWAPYSELKGRRSPLVFASFGFAIFNLAVAVAKDVQTVMICRFFGGFFGACPLTCVAAVFSDMFNNRSRGNAITIFAMAVFCGPLFAPFIGGFIVKSKLGWRWTEYITAILGFVCLGLNVIFLRETYAPQILVEKAATLRRATKNWAIHAKQDEIEIDFGELLEKNFSRPLRMLVTERIVLLITIYMSFIYGILYLFLTAYPLVFQRVHGMNPGVGGLPYFGLISGQLLAGLVIFLRQPAYERKLAANDNVNVPEWRLPDVIAGGICFAAGMFWFGWTGYKADIHWIVPTLSGLLLGFGLLAIFLPLFNYLIDSYLMFAASAIAANTFLRSLAGAAFPLFARQMFEGMGIEWASTLLGCLAVVMVPVPVWFYLQGEKIRRKSVYAQTR